GTCGGCCAGCTTGCCCTTCATCGTCCAGGTGCCGACGGTCGGATCGGGCGACGGGTTTTCGAGGACCCAGAGGCGGTGGGATTCGTTTTCGCCGGCGTCGGCGGCGAAGTAGAGGTACCAGGCGCCGTCGAGGAAGTGGAGCTCGGGCGCCCAGATGCCGTGGCTGTAAGGGCCGGACGCCGGCGGGGTCCAGACGGTGACCGGCTCGGCGAGCGCGAGGTCGACCATCCGGCGGGTCTTGCGGATGGTGAGGTCGTTGCCGGTAGTGTGGATGTA
The nucleotide sequence above comes from Rhodothermales bacterium. Encoded proteins:
- a CDS encoding family 43 glycosylhydrolase, producing the protein MNPSAPYRMIVWAMACLAISACTSPSPAPSVATYTNPLLPAGADPWVVYRDGMYYYIHTTGNDLTIRKTRRMVDLALAEPVTVWTPPASGPYSHGIWAPELHFLDGAWYLYFAADAGENESHRLWVLENPSPDPTVGTWTMKGKLADPSDRWAIDGTVFEHAGRRYLGWSGWEGETNGTQHLYL